Genomic segment of Streptomyces longhuiensis:
GAGCACCTCCGCCTGGCGGATCCGCAGACGGGCCGGGGCCTGCCGCAGGACCGCCGGGATGTCCGCCTTCGCATGGAACGCGCGCGTCAGGAGCAGCGGGAGCGCGACCACGTCGCGCACGCCCTCCGCCGCCAGGGACTCCAGGACGCCGTTCACCGAGGGGACGTTGAAGTCCAGGAACCCCGTCTCCACACGCAGCCCTGGCCGCAGCGCCCGTACTTCGCGTACGAGCGCGTGGACCGTCGCGGCATGCCGCGGATCGCGGCTGCCGTGAGCGATCACGAGCAGGACCGGGCGGGCGGGGAGCTGGTGCATGGCGGGTCAGCTCCTCACCAGGAGGCCGCGGCTGCGCAGGACGCGCCGCTCCAGAGGGCTGAAGATCAGCAGGTCGATGGCGATACCGACGATCAGGATCAGGAAGATGGCGAGGAAGACCATCGACATGGAGCTGGCGTTGCGGCCGTTCTCCAGGAGCTGTCCGAGGCCGATGCCCAGGTCCGGCGACGAGGCGATGATCTCCGCGGCCATCAGCGAGCGCCACGAGAACGCCCAGCCCTGCTTCAGGCCCGCGAGATAGCCGGGCAGCGCGGCCGGGAGCACGATGTGCCAGGTGTGCCGCAGGCCCGTCGCGCCGAGGGTGCGGCCGGCCCGCAGGAACAGCGGCGGCACCTGGTCGACGCCCGACACCAGGCCGTTGGCGATCGAGGGGACCGCGCCGAGCAGGATCACGGCGTACATCATCTTGTTGTCGAGGCCCAGCCAGATCACGGCCGGCGGGACCCAGGCGACCGAGGGCAGCGACTGGAGGCCGGACAGGATCGGGCCGATCGCGGACCGGATGAACCGGACCCGGGCGACGACCAGGCCGAGCGGGGTGCCGATCACCAGCGCCAGCAGGAAGCCGAGCAGGCCGCGCGACACACTCGTCCAGATGTAGTCGAGAAGCGTCCCCTGCAGCCACGCGTCGGACACCTCGCCCCACACCGCGGACGGCGAGGGCAGCTTGCTCGGGTCGTCGACGATCTTGAACGACACCAGTCCCTGCCACACCACCAGGACCAGGAGCACCGCCGTCAGCGGCGGCAGCACCTTCTGGACCAGTGTCTGGCGCAGCGGGGTACGGGCGGTCTGCACGGTCTCCAGGGCGTCGAGCCCCGCTTCGAGACCGGCCAGGTCCTGTGCGGCGCCCGTGTCCTTGACGGCGCCCGTGTCCTTGCGCGCGGTCGTCGTCTCAGTGCTGGCCATGGCGGCGGATCTCCCCACGCAGTTGTTCGGTGATCTCGACGGACAGTTCCGCCACGGCGGTGTCCTCGATGCGGCGCGGCTGCGGAATGCCGACCCGCCACTCGTGCGCCACCCGGCCCGGACGCGACGAGAGCAGCACGACCCGCTCGGCGAGCCGCACCGCCTCGCGGACGTTGTGCGTGACGAACAGGACGGAGACGTTCGTCTCGCGCCAGATACGGGTCAGCTCGTCGTGCAGCACGTCGCGCGTGATGGCGTCGAGCGCGGCGAACGGCTCGTCCATCAGCAGCAGTTGGCTGTCCTGCGCGAGCGCCCGGGCCATCGCCACGCGCTGGCGCATACCGCCGGACAGCTCGTGCACCCGTTTGCTGTACGCGCCGTTCAGCCGGACGAGCTCCAGGAGCTCCTCCGCCCGCGTGCGGCGGTCGGCCTTCGCGACGCCGCGCAGCTTCAGGGCCAGTTCGATGTTCTTGCCCGCGGTCAGCCACGGGAAGAGGGCGTGCTCCTGGAACATCAGGGCCGGCCGGCCCTGCGTGCTGATCTCGCCGGACGAGGGCCGGTCGAGGCCCGCGACCAGGTTGAGCAGCGTCGACTTCCCGCAGCCCGAGGCTCCCAGGAGGGTGACGAACTCGCCCGGAGCGACATCGAGCGTGATGTCGTCCAGGACGAGCTGCTGCCCGGTGGGCGTGGCGAAGGACTTCGAGACGTGCTCGATCCGCGCGGCGTGGCCGGTGGTCTCCGTGCCGTCCACGGCCTTGGCGAGGGTCGTTGCCATGGTCGTCACCTCCTGGGAACTCAAGCGATTACGGGATTGCCTGACGCGGTTACTTGACGCCGAGGCCGGCGTCGGCCACCGCGCTCTTGCCCTCGGCCTTGAGGACCTTGTTCAGCGGTGCGAGGTCGTAGATGCCCTTGAGGTCGGGCTTCTCCAGCAGGCCCGCCTTCACCGCGTGTGCCGCCTCGGTGTCGAGGGTCGAGGCCAGCGGGTCATCGGTGAACTGGATCGACTTCCACGCCGGGTCGAGCACGTCCGTGGGCAGCGCCTTGCCGGAGTCGGCCGCCAGCTGCTTGTTGGCCGCGGCCTTCGCCTCGTCCGGGTTGGCGTTGATCCACGTGTTCGTCTTCACCGAGCCGCGCAGCACGGCCTCGACGACGTCCGGGTGCTCCTTGAGGAACTTCTGCGACACGATGATGTTCGTGATCACGAACTTCTTGTCGGGCCACAGGTCGGACTCGTCGAGGAGGACCTTGCCGCCCTCGGCCACGAGCTTGGAAGCGGTCGGCTCCGGCACCCAGGCGCCGTCGATGGAGCCGGACTTGTAGGCGTCCGGGGTGATCTTGTTGTCCGTGCGGACCACGGAGACGTCGCCCTTGCCGCTGTTGGCGTCGACCTTCCAGCCCTTCTCGGCGATCCAGTTGAGGAACGCGACGTCCTGCGTGTTGCCGAGCTGCGGGGTGGCGATCTTCTTGCCCTTGACGTCGTCCAGGGACTTGATCTTCTTCGGGTTCACCACCAGCTTCACACCGCCGGACGCCGAACCGCCGATGATGCGCAGGCTCTTGCCCTGGGACTTGGTGAAGCCGTTGATCGACGGGGAGGGGCCGATCCAGCCGATGTCGATGGAGCCGCCGTTGAGCGCCTCGATCTCGGACGGGCCCGCGTTGAAGATCTGGTACTTGGCCTGAGTGCCCTTGAGCTCCTTCTGGAAGAAGCCCTTCTGGTTGCCCACGAGGGCGGTGCCGTGCGTGAGGTTGCCGAAGTAGCCGATCTTCACGGTGTCGGCGGAGAGCTTCTTGCCCTTGGCGGCGACGTTCGTCTTGTCGGACGTGTCGTCCTTGGCCGAGGAGCCGTAGCCGCAGGCCGTCGCGGCGAGCGCGAGGAGCGGCAGAGCGGCGACGGCGGCGAGGCCGCGGCGCCAGGAGACGGAGTTGGCAGGCACGGGAGGTGGTCCTCTCGTTGGCCCGGCGGTCACGCTCTCAGGGCGTGGCCGGGAGGTCGGCAGGGTTTCGTCTTCGTACGAACAGGTCGCGGGGGGTGTGGGCGCGCAGGCAGTGCGCGTACGTCATCACGCACATCGCCCGACCCCGCCCTGGCCCGCGCCGAGGGCGCCGCTGCCGACACGGCCGCCCTCTTTCGCGAACGTCGCATAGATGTCGATGGACGTCATGGCTAGAAGTCCCAGCCGTCGTCGTCGGTGGCCTGCGCGGACTCTTCCGCGTGGACCGCCTGCGGCTTGCCGCCGAACGCCTCGCCCGCCATGCCGGCGGCGAGCGTCGTCCCGTCGGACGGGTCGATGAGGAGGAACGAACCGGTGCGGCGCGAGTCGGCGTAGTCGTCGAGCGCGATCGGTTCGGCGGTGCGGACCTTCACGCGGCCGATGTCGTTGGCGACCAGCCGGCCCGGCTCGGGGTGCTGGGACAGGTCGTCCAGGGTGAGCCGCGAGGGGATCTCCTTGACGATCGCCTTGACCGTACGCGTCGTGTGCTTGAGCAGCACGCGCTGGCCGACGACGAGAGGCTGGTCGGCCACGTGGCAGACGGTCGCCTCGACGTCCTGCGACGTGGCGGGCGCGTCGCCGCTCGGCACGATCAGGTCGCCGCGCGAGATGTCGATGTCGTCCTCCAGGAGGAGGGTCACCGACTGCGGCGTCCACGCCACGTCGACCGACGTGCCCAGCAGGTCGATCCCGGAGACCTTCGACGTGCGGCCCGACGGCAGCACCGTGACGGACTCGCCGACGCGGAACGTGCCGGCCGCGATCTGGCCCGCGTAACCGCGGTAGTCGGGGTGCTCGGCGGTCTGCGGGCGGATGACGACCTGGACGGGCAGCCGCGCGTGGCAGCTCGTCAGGTCGTGGCTGACCGGGACCGTCTCCAGGTGCTCGAGGACGGTCGGGCCGCCGTACCAGTCCATGTTCGCGGACGGCTCCACGACGTTGTCACCGGCGAGCGCGGAGATCGGGATCGCGGTGATCTCGGGAACGCCCAGGTCGGACGCGTACGCCGTGAACTCCTCGGCGATCTTCGCGAAGACGGGCTCCGCGTAGTCGACGAGGTCCATCTTGTTCACCGCGAGCACCACGTGCGGGACGCGCAGGAGCGCGGCGACGGCGGCGTGCCGGCGGGTCTGCTCGATGACGCCGTTGCGGGCGTCGACGAGGACGACGGCGAGGTCGGCGGTGGACGCGCCGGTCACCATGTTCCGGGTGTACTGCACATGGCCCGGGGTGTCGGCCAGGATGAACCGGCGCCGGGGCGTGGCGAAGTAGCGGTAGGCGACGTCGATGGTGATGCCCTGCTCGCGCTCGGCGCGCAGGCCGTCGGTGAGCAGTGCCAGGTCGGGCGCCTCCTGACCGCGGTTGCGGGACGCGTGCTCGACGGCCTCCAGCTGGTCCGTGAGGACCGACTTGGAGTCGTGCAGCAGGCGGCCCACGAGGGTGGACTTGCCGTCGTCGACGGAACCGGCGGTGGCGAACCGCAGCAGGGTGGTGGCCGACAGGTCGGCCAACTGCTCTGTGGTGGTGCTCATTTAGAAATACCCCTCGCGCTTGCGGTCTTCCATCGCGGCCTCGGACATCTTGTCGTCGGCACGGGTCGCGCCCCGCTCGGTGAGCCGGGAGGCGGCGATCTCGGTGATCACGGCGTCCAGCGTCGTCGCGTCGGAGTCGACGGCGCCGGTGCACGACATGTCGCCGACCGTGCGGTAGCGGACGAGGCGCTTCTCGACGGTCTCGCCCTCCTTGGGGCCGCCCCACTCACCGGCGGTCAGCCACATGCCGGAGCGCTTGAAGACGTCCCGCTCGTGCGCGAAGTAGATCTGCGGCAGCTCGATGCCCTCGCGGGCTATGTACTGCCACACGTCGAGCTCGGTCCAGTTGGACAGCGGGAAGACGCGCACGTGCTCGCCCGGGGCGTGGCGGCCGTTGTAGAGCTGCCACAGCTCGGGGCGCTGGCGGCGAGGGTCCCACTGG
This window contains:
- a CDS encoding sulfate adenylyltransferase subunit 1 — its product is MSTTTEQLADLSATTLLRFATAGSVDDGKSTLVGRLLHDSKSVLTDQLEAVEHASRNRGQEAPDLALLTDGLRAEREQGITIDVAYRYFATPRRRFILADTPGHVQYTRNMVTGASTADLAVVLVDARNGVIEQTRRHAAVAALLRVPHVVLAVNKMDLVDYAEPVFAKIAEEFTAYASDLGVPEITAIPISALAGDNVVEPSANMDWYGGPTVLEHLETVPVSHDLTSCHARLPVQVVIRPQTAEHPDYRGYAGQIAAGTFRVGESVTVLPSGRTSKVSGIDLLGTSVDVAWTPQSVTLLLEDDIDISRGDLIVPSGDAPATSQDVEATVCHVADQPLVVGQRVLLKHTTRTVKAIVKEIPSRLTLDDLSQHPEPGRLVANDIGRVKVRTAEPIALDDYADSRRTGSFLLIDPSDGTTLAAGMAGEAFGGKPQAVHAEESAQATDDDGWDF
- a CDS encoding ABC transporter ATP-binding protein, with the translated sequence MATTLAKAVDGTETTGHAARIEHVSKSFATPTGQQLVLDDITLDVAPGEFVTLLGASGCGKSTLLNLVAGLDRPSSGEISTQGRPALMFQEHALFPWLTAGKNIELALKLRGVAKADRRTRAEELLELVRLNGAYSKRVHELSGGMRQRVAMARALAQDSQLLLMDEPFAALDAITRDVLHDELTRIWRETNVSVLFVTHNVREAVRLAERVVLLSSRPGRVAHEWRVGIPQPRRIEDTAVAELSVEITEQLRGEIRRHGQH
- a CDS encoding aliphatic sulfonate ABC transporter substrate-binding protein codes for the protein MPANSVSWRRGLAAVAALPLLALAATACGYGSSAKDDTSDKTNVAAKGKKLSADTVKIGYFGNLTHGTALVGNQKGFFQKELKGTQAKYQIFNAGPSEIEALNGGSIDIGWIGPSPSINGFTKSQGKSLRIIGGSASGGVKLVVNPKKIKSLDDVKGKKIATPQLGNTQDVAFLNWIAEKGWKVDANSGKGDVSVVRTDNKITPDAYKSGSIDGAWVPEPTASKLVAEGGKVLLDESDLWPDKKFVITNIIVSQKFLKEHPDVVEAVLRGSVKTNTWINANPDEAKAAANKQLAADSGKALPTDVLDPAWKSIQFTDDPLASTLDTEAAHAVKAGLLEKPDLKGIYDLAPLNKVLKAEGKSAVADAGLGVK
- a CDS encoding ABC transporter permease, translated to MASTETTTARKDTGAVKDTGAAQDLAGLEAGLDALETVQTARTPLRQTLVQKVLPPLTAVLLVLVVWQGLVSFKIVDDPSKLPSPSAVWGEVSDAWLQGTLLDYIWTSVSRGLLGFLLALVIGTPLGLVVARVRFIRSAIGPILSGLQSLPSVAWVPPAVIWLGLDNKMMYAVILLGAVPSIANGLVSGVDQVPPLFLRAGRTLGATGLRHTWHIVLPAALPGYLAGLKQGWAFSWRSLMAAEIIASSPDLGIGLGQLLENGRNASSMSMVFLAIFLILIVGIAIDLLIFSPLERRVLRSRGLLVRS